TATTGACTTTATGACATCGGGTTCAAGTATTGTTATGGTACTTGAGGGAGAAGATGCTATTGCACGTAATCGTGCCTTAATGGGGGTTACCAATCCAGAACAGGCTGAGCCAGGCACTATTCGTGCTGATTTTGCTGAATCAACGCGTCTTAATTGCGTGCATGGTTCTGACAGTGTGGCGAGCGCAGAGCGCGAAATAGCCTTCTTTTTTTCTCAGAGCTAAGGTTGTTGCACATGTCTGTTGAAACTGCTTTAGAGTTGTCCGCACCTGAGTCCTCCAAAATTGATTTGTTAGGAATGGATCACGACGCGCTTGTGACTTTTTTTGAGTCTATTGGAGAAAAGCCATTTCGCGCGAAACAAGTGATGAAATGGATTCACCAAATGGGTGTCAGTGATTTTGATTTGATGACCAATATCAGCAAGTCACTTCGGGAGAAATTGAAGCAAAATGCCTGGATTCGTAGTCCCAAAATTATTGCCGAGCAAATATCTGATGACGGTACTATTAAGTGGCTAATTGAGGTAG
This Thiomicrospira cyclica ALM1 DNA region includes the following protein-coding sequences:
- the ndk gene encoding nucleoside-diphosphate kinase, with the protein product MEQTLSIIKPDAVKKHLIGEIIGRFEREGLIPVQLKMMQFTPEQAASFYAEHLGRDFYDPLIDFMTSGSSIVMVLEGEDAIARNRALMGVTNPEQAEPGTIRADFAESTRLNCVHGSDSVASAEREIAFFFSQS